A section of the Leptotrichia sp. HSP-342 genome encodes:
- the rplJ gene encoding 50S ribosomal protein L10, whose translation MPAQAKLEAVKSLVEKLKEAKAVVFVDYKGISVNEDTELRKTAREAGVEYFVAKNRLFKIALKEAGFDTNVDDLLEGTTSFALGYEDGVAPSKLIFDFGKKLKDKLSIKGGLLESERVDVSTVEALAKLPSRDELLGQIAYGLLSPVRMLAVALTNVAEQKETGASAE comes from the coding sequence TTGCCAGCACAAGCAAAATTAGAAGCAGTAAAAAGTTTAGTTGAAAAATTAAAAGAAGCTAAAGCGGTAGTATTTGTTGATTATAAAGGAATTAGTGTTAATGAAGATACTGAACTTCGTAAAACTGCAAGAGAAGCAGGAGTAGAATATTTCGTTGCTAAAAACAGATTGTTTAAAATAGCATTGAAAGAAGCAGGATTTGATACAAATGTTGATGATTTATTAGAAGGAACTACATCGTTTGCATTAGGATATGAAGATGGAGTTGCGCCATCTAAATTAATTTTTGATTTTGGGAAAAAATTAAAAGATAAATTGTCAATTAAAGGTGGATTGCTAGAGTCTGAAAGAGTTGACGTGTCAACTGTTGAAGCATTGGCTAAATTACCATCAAGAGACGAATTACTTGGTCAAATTGCTTATGGATTGTTGTCGCCAGTTAGAATGTTGGCTGTTGCATTAACAAATGTTGCAGAACAAAAAGAAACTGGAGCATCAGCAGAGTAA